In the genome of Neisseria lactamica, the window TCATCAATTCGTCCACCGTCAATTCTCCTGCGTTATAGAAACACTCCGTCTTCAACACCGCAAAGAAACTCTCCATCGGTGCATTGTCCCAACAATTCGCCTTTCGCGACATGCTTTGAACCATGGAATGTTGGGCCAAGCAATTCCCTATACCCCGCCGTACGGTACAGCACGCCTTGGTCAGAATGAAGCATTGTTCCTTTATCAGTCAGCCGGGGTGCGGCTTTTTCGAGCATTTCCTTCACCATTTCACTGTCGGCTCTGCGGCTCATGGCGTAGGCGACGATCTCGCGGTTGAACAAGTCCAAGATCGGCGAGAGGTACAGTTTGCCGTCCTTTCCTTTGAGTTCGGTCACGTCTGTCAGCCATTTTTCGTTGGGCTTTTTGGCTGTGAACCGACGTTTGAGGAGGTGTTCCGATATTTCGCCCATGGCGGGATGGCGGTAGGCTTTTTTTCGCCCGTATGAGGGCTTTCAGTCCTAGCTGTCTTATCAACCGCGCCACTTTTTTGCGGTTCCAACCCAATGCTGCGGCAATGCGCCTTTGCCCGTATCGTCCTTTATGCCGCCGGTAGGTTTCGACGAGGAGGGCTTTGTCGGCTTCATCGGGGTCGGGTCGGTCTTGGTGGTGGTAGTAAAAGCTGCTTTTGGGCAGGTTTGCGATGTGTAGCAGGTATTTGAGCGGGTGTTGCGCCCTCAGTGTTTGGACGGTTTGGCTTTGTTCTTTTCGGTCCGCTTTTTGCTGAGGGCTTTTAACTCCTTTAGGTAGGCAACCTTTGCGCGCATATAGCACAACTCTTCGATAAGCTCCGCCTGTGTTTTTTCGTGGTCGGGTTTGTCGGCGATGAAGGGGTTTTTGCGGTGGTCGGTCATGGTTTTGGATTGGGGATGTTCGAGTGCGCCGACGCCGCCTTCTTGATAGGCGCGTATCCATCGTCGCAGGTGGGTTCGGGAGATGCCGTAGTGGTCTGCGGTACGCTGTTGGCTGCGTATATGCAGGTAGTAGAGTACGGCTTGGTATTTGAAGTGTAATGTATATTTGCTCATAAAAAAACTGCACCTTGTGAGTTGGAGGGGATGTGTCCAACTTTTGGGGTGCAGTTCAGTTTTCAGACGGCCTCTTAGCTCAAACCTTGTGCTAATTGTTGAGTTTAGGTTTCATATGGGCTACGGCTTGCTAAATTTCATTTA includes:
- a CDS encoding IS3 family transposase, whose translation is MVQSMSRKANCWDNAPMESFFAVLKTECFYNAGELTVDELMKQIDDYMDYYNRERCSLKLKKLSPVAYRTQLTQSA
- a CDS encoding DDE-type integrase/transposase/recombinase, with protein sequence MGEISEHLLKRRFTAKKPNEKWLTDVTELKGKDGKLYLSPILDLFNREIVAYAMSRRADSEMVKEMLEKAAPRLTDKGTMLHSDQGVLYRTAGYRELLGPTFHGSKHVAKGELLGQCTDGEFLCGVEDGVFL
- a CDS encoding helix-turn-helix domain-containing protein translates to MSKYTLHFKYQAVLYYLHIRSQQRTADHYGISRTHLRRWIRAYQEGGVGALEHPQSKTMTDHRKNPFIADKPDHEKTQAELIEELCYMRAKVAYLKELKALSKKRTEKNKAKPSKH